One Spinacia oleracea cultivar Varoflay chromosome 4, BTI_SOV_V1, whole genome shotgun sequence DNA segment encodes these proteins:
- the LOC110792825 gene encoding pentatricopeptide repeat-containing protein At5g56310 has product MLEIGSLISKLKLCSSPKHIYQIHGILLSTGLHHDNILISKLVESCSRFNLSHYGYSVFKQTSQPCIYLYNTMIKSLSSHHSSAQESIFVFNNIRVFGLFPDSYSFPFVLRAASRLCDGKVGEMIHGQSIKCGFELNIHVAIGIVQMYSSRGRLEDARNVFDKMSSSKDVALWNAMSAGYAGVGDMSSGRALFESMTERNVISWTTLIAGYVHVNQAKEAIEIFQRMRVEGVEFDEVALLAVLSACADLGALELGEWIHDFLEKKCGLRKTVPLYNALVDMYMKSGNIEKALLVFDNMQNKSVVSWTTVIVGLAFHGLGKEALQMFSHMEKVGCKPNEITFIGVLSACTHVGFVELGNSYFKSMSSKYGITPKIQHYGCMVDLLGRAGCLEEAENLIRKMPFNANAAIWGSLLAAAKTHRDYLLASKALQQLSILEPDNSGNYALVSNTYASVGRWSEAKLVRKTMRSSGVKKLRGESSIELNNCIRSFVAGTLTYPEAEEINDILWEIHHQCTLEEHEQNKVELLFSLIE; this is encoded by the coding sequence atgcttgaaattggGAGCCTAATCTCCAAGCTCAAACTATGCTCTTCACCAAAACATATTTACCAAATTCATGGAATTCTTCTTTCTACAGGACTTCACCATGACAACATCCTCATTTCCAAACTCGTTGAATCCTGCTCAAGATTCAATCTTTCACATTATGGGTACTCTGTTTTCAAGCAAACTTCACAACCTTGTATCTATCTATACAATACCATGATCAAATCTTTGTCTTCCCACCATTCTTCTGCTCAGGAATCCATCTTTGTGTTCAACAACATTCGGGTTTTCGGCCTTTTCCCTGATTCGTACTCCTTCCCTTTCGTTCTTAGGGCGGCGAGCCGGCTTTGTGATGGCAAAGTGGGGGAAATGATTCATGGTCAGAGTATAAAATGTGGATTTGAGTTGAATATCCATGTTGCAATTGGTATTGTCCAAATGTACTCATCACGCGGGAGATTGGAGGATGCACGCAACGTGTTTGATAAAATGTCTAGCTCAAAAGATGTTGCGTTGTGGAATGCAATGTCTGCTGGGTATGCTGGTGTTGGTGATATGTCTAGTGGGCGGGCTTTGTTTGAGAGTATGACGGAGAGGAATGTGATATCGTGGACTACGCTGATTGCTGGGTATGTTCATGTGAACCAAGCTAAAGAGGCGATTGAGATCTTTCAAAGGATGCGAGTGGAGGGTGTGGAGTTTGATGAGGTTGCTCTGCTGGCTGTTCTTTCAGCTTGTGCAGATTTAGGGGCGCTTGAATTAGGTGAGTGGATCCATGACTTCCTTGAGAAGAAATGTGGATTGCGTAAAACGGTCCCTCTGTATAATGCTCTTGTTGATATGTATATGAAATCAGGAAACATAGAAAAGGCTTTGCTAGTTTTTGACAATATGCAGAACAAGAGTGTGGTGTCTTGGACAACAGTGATAGTGGGGTTAGCCTTTCATGGACTTGGAAAGGAAGCATTGCAAATGTTTTCGCATATGGAAAAAGTGGGATGTAAGCCAAATGAGATAACTTTCATCGGAGTCCTGTCAGCTTGTACCCATGTTGGGTTTGTTGAATTGGGAAACTCTTATTTCAAATCAATGAGTTCCAAGTATGGAATCACACCAAAGATTCAACACTATGGTTGTATGGTAGATTTACTAGGCCGTGCTGGCTGTCTTGAGGAGGCAGAAAATCTAATCAGGAAGATGCCCTTCAATGCTAATGCAGCAATATGGGGATCGCTTCTAGCTGCTGCTAAAACGCATAGAGATTATTTACTTGCTTCAAAAGCTTTGCAGCAGCTTTCAATCTTAGAACCTGATAATAGCGGAAACTATGCTCTTGTTTCCAATACATATGCTTCAGTTGGACGTTGGAGTGAAGCTAAGTTGGTGAGGAAAACAATGAGAAGCTCTGGTGTAAAAAAGTTGCGTGGTGAGAGCTCCATTGAGCTTAACAATTGCATTCGTAGTTTCGTTGCAGGAACATTAACATATCCTGAGGCTGAAGAGATTAATGACATTCTATGGGAGATACACCATCAATGTACATTGGAAGAGCATGAGCAAAATAAAGTGGAACTATTGTTTTCCTTAATAGAATAG